Proteins from one Prevotella sp. E2-28 genomic window:
- a CDS encoding succinate dehydrogenase/fumarate reductase cytochrome b subunit → MWLFNSSIGRKVVMSVTGISLILFLTFHCCMNLVALFSGDAYNMICALLGANWYAVVATVGLAGLAVTHIVYAFILTAQNRKARGDNRYEVSTKVNAGKVEWASKNMMVLGIIIVLGLLLHLFNFWYNMMFAEIVEMPVAHDPADGFAFMQDTFSNPVFAGLYLIWLGAIWLHLTHGFWSSLQTLGLSGKTWFCRWKIIGYIYVTLLMLGFIAVVVAFYFGCAPSLCNGGCCALC, encoded by the coding sequence ATGTGGTTATTTAATTCATCAATTGGTAGAAAAGTGGTGATGTCTGTTACTGGCATCTCGCTGATTCTGTTTTTGACGTTCCACTGCTGCATGAATCTGGTTGCGCTGTTCTCTGGCGATGCTTACAACATGATTTGCGCATTGCTCGGTGCCAACTGGTATGCTGTAGTAGCAACGGTGGGTCTGGCTGGACTGGCTGTTACTCACATTGTGTATGCTTTCATCCTGACGGCTCAGAACCGCAAGGCACGTGGCGACAACCGCTATGAGGTGTCTACAAAGGTTAACGCCGGTAAGGTAGAGTGGGCATCAAAGAACATGATGGTGCTGGGTATCATCATCGTTCTGGGTCTTTTGCTCCACTTGTTCAATTTCTGGTACAACATGATGTTTGCCGAGATTGTTGAAATGCCTGTAGCTCATGACCCTGCCGACGGTTTTGCATTTATGCAGGACACATTCAGCAATCCAGTCTTTGCAGGCCTTTACCTCATCTGGCTGGGTGCTATTTGGCTCCACCTGACTCATGGTTTCTGGAGCTCTCTGCAGACACTTGGTCTTAGTGGTAAGACATGGTTCTGCCGTTGGAAGATCATTGGCTACATCTATGTAACTCTGCTTATGCTGGGCTTCATCGCTGTAGTAGTAGCCTTCTATTTCGGCTGTGCTCCCTCTCTGTGTAATGGAGGATGCTGCGCACTCTGCTAA